AAAGAGCCCCGGAATGCCCTGTGCCGGCAGCATCCCGACCCGCACCAGAACCACGGCAAGGGAAAAGGCAAACACTGAACACTGCGTCGTGAAAGCCCCGCTCTAAGCGGGGTTTTTTCATGGCTGAAGTTCCAGTTCTCGTGCCTGCCCTGCTCTACACTTCCCGCCATGCTGCCCACGGATCTCGCCGCCTTTCGCACGGCCCTCCTGAACTGGTTCGGCGCCGCCGGGCGTGACCTGCCGTGGCGGGCCGGCGCAGAGGGCGCGCGTGACCCCTACCGCGTGTGGGTGTCGGAAATTCTGTTGCAGCAGACCCAGGTGGCGCGCGGGCTGCTGTACTACGAACGTTTTCTGACCGCCTTCCCGACGGTGCAGGCCCTGGCCGCCGCGCCTGTCGAGGACGTGCTGAAAGCCTGGGAGGGCTGCGGCTATTACACCCGCGCCCGCAACCTGCACCGCGCCGCAAAACAGGTGGCGCAGCAGGGTTTCCCCACCACTTACGAAGGCTGGCTGGCCTTGCCGGGTGTGGGGCCTTACACGGCCGCGGCCATCAGCAGCCTGTCATGCGGGGAAAAAAGAGCCGTGAACGACGGCAACGTCCGGCGCGTCCTGGCCCGCCTGTATGGCGAGAAGACCCCGACGGAAGCCTGGGTGCAGCAGAGGGCCGACGAGCTGCTCGACCCGGATCGGCCCGGCGCGTGGAACGAAGCGGTCATGGATCTGGGCGCGACCACCTGCACACCGAAGAAACCGCGCTGCCCCGAGTGTCCAGTGAGCGCTTTGTGTACGGCGTTTCAGTCGGGTGAACCCACCGCCTACCCCGCCCCGAAAGCCCGGGCCGCCGTTAAGGAACTCCGGGCGGTGGCCCTCTTGATCGGTGATGACCAGGAAGCGGTGCTGGAGCAGCGCAGCGGAACCCTGCTGGGCGGCCTGTTCGGGCTGCCGCTGGAGGAAGTGAAGGGCAGCGAACAACCGGAGGCGGCCCTGTCGCGCCTGCTGACACGGCTTCATGCTCAGGAACCTGCGCTCCTGGGCACCGTGACGCACACCATGACGCACCGCCACATCCGTATGGACGTGTACCGCGCCCGGGCCCAGTCGCCCCGCGTGTGCGTGCAGGACGCCGCCCTGTCGCGCCTGGATCACAAGGCACTGGCACTCATGAAGGCACGGCAGGAAAGCCTGTTCAACTTCGACTCCTGAAGGCCGTGGTCAACACGCATAGCCTTGACCTGGCCCGCATAACGCGCTATAGTTTCTGACATCACCGCCCAAGAGGCGGATTTTTTATTGTTAGTTTCAGTCAACGTGCCTCATGCGCCTTCCGCTAGGCTGCTGGGGTGACTGTTCCCGCCACTCCCTCCGCTCCTGAGTCTGCTGGGCCGGTGCGTGACCGCTCCCCGCTGCCCGACGTGCTGCGCGGGCTGGCCCTGGCCGGCATCCTGATCGTGAACATGCAGGATTTTGCGGGCTTCCGGGTATGGCGCCAGTCCGGCCTGGACGGCATTGCGCAGACCCTCACGGACGTGCTGGCCAACGGGCGCTTCATCAGTATTTTTGCCATGCTGTTCGGGTGGGGCGCGGCGGGGTTGCTGGCGCGGCACGGCGCAGGGCTGTTCGTCAAGCGGCACCTGATCCTGCTGCTGATCGGCTCGCTGCACTTCGTGCTGGTGTGGCACGGGGACATCATCAGCAATTACGCCCTGCTCGGCCTGTCACTGCTGATGTTCGGTTCGCTCGGGGTCAGGGCGCTGCTGAGCGTCGCGGGGGTGTCGGGCGGGTGGTGGCTGGTGGAAAAATCACTGGACGCCGCCCGCTCTTTCGCCTATCAGCCCCTGCCACGTTCCGCGAACCTGCCCGACCTGGCCCCCGGCATCACCTACCCACAGGTGTTGAGCGAAAGAGCCCGTGAATTCCTGCCTGATCTGCTTGGCGGCAGCCTTTACAACGGGTTCTGGCTGCTGGCGCTGTTCTGCCTGGGGGCGGCGGCGTACAAAACTGGGCTGCTGACCCGCCCGCAGCAGCATGTACCGCTGCTCAGGAAACTGGCCGTCTGGGGCACCCTGGCTGGTGGGATCCTGGGCATGTGGCTGGCTTACCTGAACACGCGGCCAGATTTCGCCAGCGCCCTGCTGGGCATTCCCGTGCGGATGGGCGGCGGCCTGGCGGGCGCGCTGGGGTACGTGGGCATCATCGGTCTGCTGACCGTGCAGGGCCGCCTGGGGTGGCTCAAGCAGTTTGCCAACAGTGGCCGCATCGCCATGAGCAACTACCTGGCCCAGAGCCTTGTGATGACCACCCTCTTCTACCCTTACGCCGGAGCGCAGTGGGGTAGGTGGGGTGCGGCGTCCACCCTGGCCCTGGCGCTGGCCTTCAGTGCCGGGCAGGTGTGGCTGAGCGGCCTGATCGTGCAGCGGTACGGCAGCGGCCCTCTGGAGAGACTGGTGCGGCGTATCGTGTACGGGTCAAGGAAGGAACACCATGCGTAGACGATCCCTTTTCCTCCTTGCTGTGGCGAGCGTTTTGTTCTTGACCTCGTGCGATACGGCCCGTTACCTGTGGCAGGCGGCTGGTGGACAGCTTTCGCTGCTGCGGAACGCCAGGCCCATCCCGGAGGTGCTGGCGAACCCCGGAACATCTCCCGAAGTGCGCCGCAAACTGGCGCTGGCCCAGCAGGTGCGGCAATTTGCCCTGACCGAACTGGGCCTCCCGGATCACGGTTCCTTCCGTTCGTTCGTTGACCTGGGCCGCCCGCACGTGGTGTGGAACGTGTTCAGTGCCCCGGAATTCAGCCTCGAGTTGCGGACGCGCTGCTTTCCGGTGGTGGGATGCGTGGCGTACCAGGGATTCTTTCGTGAAGCCGACGCCCGTCAGGAAGAACAGAAACGCCGCGCAAACGGCGACGATGTGATGGTGGGGGGCGTGTCGGCGTACAGCACCCTGGGCTACCTGAAAGACCCGGTGCTGTCCAGCATGTTCACCAACAGTGACGCCTGGCTGGTGCGCACCATCATTCACGAGCTGTCTCACCCGGCGCTGTACGTGGCGGGCGACACGGTGTTCAGCGAGTCCTACGCCACCACCGTCGAGAACGAGGGGATGAAGCGCTGGCTGGAGCGGTACGGCACACCGGAATTGGCCGCCCAGGACGCCGCCGAACGTCAGCGCAACGAGCAGTGGCAGGCGCTGTCCCTCGGTGCCCGCCGGCAACTGGCGGAACTGTACGCGCAGTCCCTCCCCGAGGCCCAGAAACGCCAGCGAAAAGCAACCATTCTGGATGACCTGCAAAGTCGCGCCACCGCCCTGCGCCGCGAGTGGTTCGGCCCGGAGGCCAGCCCCGCCGCACGCCAGAACAACGCCTCGCTGGGGGCGGTGGCCGCCTACGCCGACCTCGTGCCTGATTTCGAGACGCTCCTGGCCCGCGTTCAGGGGGACATTCCCAACTTCATTCAGGAAGCGGAGAAGTGCGCCCGGAAACCGAAAGATGAGCGGGTGGCTTGCCTGCAAGGCAAGTAAAAAGCAGGGGCCTCACGCCCCCGCTCTTTGCACATGCCGCTTGCGGCTATCCCCTGTCCTGTTCGTCCTCGTCGAAGTACTCGAAACGGAACGTGCCGATCTCCACGGTGTCGCCTTCGCGTGCTCCGGCGCGTTTCAGGGCGTTGTACAGACCCTGGCGCTTGAACAGGTTGCCCAGGTACTCGGCAGCTTCCTCCATGTACCGCGAGAAGCGCACCAGTTTCTCCTGAAACCCGCCGCCGTGAACTTCCCACACGCGCTCGGGTTGCCCGTCGTTGATGATCCCCACGCCTTTGGCGGCCGGATCGATGCGGAAAGTGATGCTGAGCGGCGCCTCGATGACCTGATCGGGCTCCAACTCCAGCGCGTTGCGCTCGGCCCACAACTCGAATTCGGGCAGCATCTGGAAAAGGGTTTCCTTGAGTTCGGGCAGCCCGTGGCCTTCCCTGGCGCTCACCTTCAGCACAGGCAGGCCAGAGTGAACCAGGTCGTCCTCGACCATACTGGCCAGTTCCTCGTCGACCAGCTCGATCTTGTTCAGCGCGATCACGGCCACATTTTCCAGCAGCGTGGCGTCGTAGGTTCGCAGCTCGGCCTGAAGCTGGCGCAGTTCTTCCACCGGGTCGCGGGTCACGTCCAGCACGTAAATAAGCAGGCGCGTGCGGCTGATGTGCCGCAGGAATTCCAGGCCCAGCCCCTTGCCCTCGGACGCGCCCTCGATGATGCCGGGAATGTCGGCCATGGTGAAGCGTTCATCGGCGTTTTCGCGCTGCACCACCCCCAGGATGGGCGACAGGGTGGTGAACGGATAATCCGCGATGGCCGGGTTGGCGCGGGACAGGGCTGCCAGCAGGCTGCTTTTCCCGGCGTTCGGATAGCCCACCAGGCCCACGTCGGCAATCAGGCGCAGTTCCAGCCGCACGCGGCGCTTCTGCCCCGGCACGCCCAATTCAGCAAACCGCGGGGCCTGACGGGTACTGCTGGTAAAGGTGCTATTGCCACGCCCCCCCGCGCCCCCCCGCGCGATGACCTTCTCCTGGCCCACCGCCACCAGATCGGCAATGACCTTGCCGCTGTCCTCGTCGAACGCCGTGGTGCCCACCGGAACGTCGATAAACACGTCCTCGCCATCGGCCCCCTGCCGCAGACGGCCCTCGCCGTAGCCGCCGTTCGGGGCCTTGAACTTGCGCTTGCCCACCAGGCGCTCCAGCGACTCCACGCTCTGGGTGGCCCGCAGGATGATGTCGCCGCCCTTCCCGCCGTGACCGCCGTCCGGGCCGCCCTTCTCCATGTACTTCGCCCGGTGGAAACTCATGCTGCCGTCGCCACCATTCCCGGCAGCCACCTCGATATTCAGGACGTCTCTAAATGCCATAACTGGCTCCTTCTGGATTTAGGCTTGCCGCTTATGCCGGGGGTTCGTGGAAAGAAGCCCCTTCCAGATCACAAGCTACACGCTACAAGTCAATAAAAGAACGCCCCACCTTGCTGGCAGGGCGCAGGGTCACGCCGGGGTTCAGTCGGCAGCAGCTTCGGTCTGGGGGGCCTGAACGCTGATGAAGCGTCCGCTGCGGCCACGGTTCGTGAACACCACGTTGCCGTCCACCAGGGCGAACAGCGTGTGGTCACGGCCCATCCCGACGTTCGGGCCAGCCTTGAACTTGGTGCCGCGCTGGCGCACCAGGATGTTGCCGGCCAGGACTTTCTCGCCGCCGAACTTCTTCACGCCCAGGTACTTGGGTTGGCTGTCGCGTCCGTTCTTGGACGAACCTACGCCTTTCTTGTGAGCCATTTCAATTCACCTTACCCTTTGATTCCCAGAATCTTGATCGCCGTGTAGTCCTGACGGTGACCGGTGCGGCGGCGGTACTGAATGCCGCTCTTGTACTTGCGGATGTAGATTTTCTTGCCGCGGCCGTGCTCGACCACTTCGGCGTTCACGGTGAACTTACCGGCGTCGTCGCCGAAAACCACCTGGTCGCCACCCACGAAGATGGGTTTCAGGTCGAGTTTATCGCCCGCTTCGCCTTTGAGGCTCTCGACACGGATCACGTCGCCTTCGGAGACGCGGTACTGCTTCCCGCCCGTTTGAATGATTGCAAACATGATTTTGCTCCTGTTCTTGCCGCCGCGCCCCGAAACGCTGCCAGGGGGACGTGCTTTTTTCGCTGCTCGCGTTCAGCGCCCGCAGAGACGCCGATCACCAAGCGAAGAGTGTAACACATTCGGGGTGTGTTGGGAACATGCCCGAACCGGAAGAAACAGAACCGGAACGGGTCAAAAGCAGGCAACAGTCGCCCTGCCGGGCGAAGTCTGAGTTGCGTGCCTGTTCCCGTTCTCTCAACGTGTCCTTGCGGTACACGTGGACTCGATTGACGCGAGTCATATTCCCTGAACCTCCAGGCGGCTTGCCCTGAAACAGGGTGCGCCGCTGCGAACACGGATTATAGCAGGCTGACGGTCGCTGGCGGTCAAGGGAGAGCGCCGAGACTTCTAAACACAGGTCGCTGGAGGAAGTGGCGTCGTCCTTCCAGGCGAGCAGCGCGAGCCACCGGCTGGCGTTCTGAAGTGACAGGTCACGCAGCACACCAGTCTTCTCTGGCTTCGTCAGCCTGTTTCTGGCAGTTGAGGGCCGTTCCAGGCCCATCCACAACCGTATAAGACGCCGCCCTGGCCCTCGACTGGTACAGGCAGCCGAAGACCGGCTCAACGGGTACCCTCCTGCGCTGGGGCACCCGTTTGCCGGTCTGTGGAAAGCCGTGACTCAGGTTATTTCTTGCGCAGGTCCTTCCACAGCACGCCGCCCGGGGAGGTCAGCATGGGGTTGAAGTTTTCGGCAGAGATGCCCACCAGATTGTTGCGGAAATGCACGAAGCGCGTGGCGGCAGCCATGTTGATGGCGGGGGCCGTGTCGTAGGCACGCTTGCCGAGCTGCGAGTACCACTTGCTGCGCTCCACGGGGTTGCCCGTCTGGCGGGCCTGTTGCAGCAGGATGTCCATGCGTTCGTCGCGGTAGTTGGACACGCTGGAATAGAACCCGTCACTGGCGTAGTAGGTGTACAAGAAGTTGTCGGGGTCGGCGTAATCGGGAATCCAGGTGATCAGGAACAGCGATTCCTTGCCGAGTTTGCTGTCGCTGATCAGGTCGCTCCACTGCTTGGGCTGAAGGACGATCTTGAATTTCGGGTTGATCGCCTCGATGCTTTTCTTCAGCAATTCAAAGTTCGTCTGTGCCCCGACACTGCCTGCGCGGTAATTCACGACGAGCTTGAAACCCTTGTTCCACAGTTCGCCCTTGTACGCTTGCTTGAAGAAATAGGCGGCCTGCGCGGGGTTATAGGTGTACATCTTGATGCTGTCGTCGTATCCGAAGAAGGCGTCAGGCATCAGCATGGTGCGCTGTTTGCCCTTGCCGTTGAGCAGGACATTGATCGCCTCAGGGTAGTTGTATGCGTAACTGAAGGCCTTGCGGACGTTGATGTTGGCAAAGAAGTCCGCCGGGATGCCCTGTCCGTCCAGTTTGCCACTGCCGATCAGGCGCGGGTCTTTGATGCTGTTGTTCATCAGAATGGCCGCTGCGGTGACGTTCGGCAGGTCGTCGACCCAGCCCACACCCGGCTTGCCTTTGATCTGTTCCTCGTCCACAGCGCGGCTGCCACCCTCGATGAAGTCGGCGTCGCCTTTCAGGAAAGCCTGAATGCGCACAGCTTGATCCGTCACTTTGCGGCGCAGTACGCGGTCGATGGGCGCCTTACCGCCCCAGTAGGCAGGAAAGGCTTCCAGCAGGATGCTGCCGGCGTCCATGCGTAAGAAACGGTACGCGCCGGTGCCGTTGGGTGCCCTACTCAGTTTCGAGTCGGTCAGGTCTTTGCCCACCCAGTCGCGCCAGTCCTTCTCGGTGCCGCTCCATTCGCCTATTTTGGCGCTGTAGGCGCGTTCCACGATGCCGTTACCGTAGAAGGCCAGCTTGGCCAGAAAGGTACCGTCTGGTTTGGGCATGTTGAAAACCAGTTGTCCGGCCGCGTTGCACTCTACCGCCTTCTGAATCCGTGCCCAGGTAATGGTTTTGTCTTTCCAGGCGTTGTCCTGCGTACCCAGCAGGCTTTCGGAAAGGAACCAGTTGCCACTGTTGCTGTTGTTGGTCACCAGGTTGCGTTGGAAGGTGTAGCGGGCGTCCGCGCAGGTAAAGGGCGCGCCGCTATGGAATTTCACCCCTTTCCGCAGGTCGAAGGTGTAGGTCTTGTTGCCGTTGCTGATGGCCCATTTGGTGGCCAGCATCGGCTCGAACTGGCGTATGGACGACCCTTTGTACCCCACCAGCCTTTCGTACACGTTCTCGACGATGCTACCGGAGCTGTCGTCGTAGGCGGCCCCGGGATCCAGGGTAGGGATGTCGGCCCCCTGCATGATGACCAGGGTGTCCTGAGGAGCGGCGGCCTGGGCAGCGCCCAGCAGCAGCCACGAAAGCAGCAGCAACTTCTTCATGTTGAATATTCTTGCCTGGTGCTCCCTACATTCTTCTTACATCTCGTGTTCATGCTCACCCGAACTTTACCTTTATTTATACGCAGTTCAGTCTGTATAAAGATAAATCACACAC
The Deinococcus fonticola genome window above contains:
- a CDS encoding DUF418 domain-containing protein, giving the protein MTVPATPSAPESAGPVRDRSPLPDVLRGLALAGILIVNMQDFAGFRVWRQSGLDGIAQTLTDVLANGRFISIFAMLFGWGAAGLLARHGAGLFVKRHLILLLIGSLHFVLVWHGDIISNYALLGLSLLMFGSLGVRALLSVAGVSGGWWLVEKSLDAARSFAYQPLPRSANLPDLAPGITYPQVLSERAREFLPDLLGGSLYNGFWLLALFCLGAAAYKTGLLTRPQQHVPLLRKLAVWGTLAGGILGMWLAYLNTRPDFASALLGIPVRMGGGLAGALGYVGIIGLLTVQGRLGWLKQFANSGRIAMSNYLAQSLVMTTLFYPYAGAQWGRWGAASTLALALAFSAGQVWLSGLIVQRYGSGPLERLVRRIVYGSRKEHHA
- the mutY gene encoding A/G-specific adenine glycosylase, with protein sequence MLPTDLAAFRTALLNWFGAAGRDLPWRAGAEGARDPYRVWVSEILLQQTQVARGLLYYERFLTAFPTVQALAAAPVEDVLKAWEGCGYYTRARNLHRAAKQVAQQGFPTTYEGWLALPGVGPYTAAAISSLSCGEKRAVNDGNVRRVLARLYGEKTPTEAWVQQRADELLDPDRPGAWNEAVMDLGATTCTPKKPRCPECPVSALCTAFQSGEPTAYPAPKARAAVKELRAVALLIGDDQEAVLEQRSGTLLGGLFGLPLEEVKGSEQPEAALSRLLTRLHAQEPALLGTVTHTMTHRHIRMDVYRARAQSPRVCVQDAALSRLDHKALALMKARQESLFNFDS
- the obgE gene encoding GTPase ObgE, translated to MAFRDVLNIEVAAGNGGDGSMSFHRAKYMEKGGPDGGHGGKGGDIILRATQSVESLERLVGKRKFKAPNGGYGEGRLRQGADGEDVFIDVPVGTTAFDEDSGKVIADLVAVGQEKVIARGGAGGRGNSTFTSSTRQAPRFAELGVPGQKRRVRLELRLIADVGLVGYPNAGKSSLLAALSRANPAIADYPFTTLSPILGVVQRENADERFTMADIPGIIEGASEGKGLGLEFLRHISRTRLLIYVLDVTRDPVEELRQLQAELRTYDATLLENVAVIALNKIELVDEELASMVEDDLVHSGLPVLKVSAREGHGLPELKETLFQMLPEFELWAERNALELEPDQVIEAPLSITFRIDPAAKGVGIINDGQPERVWEVHGGGFQEKLVRFSRYMEEAAEYLGNLFKRQGLYNALKRAGAREGDTVEIGTFRFEYFDEDEQDRG
- the rpmA gene encoding 50S ribosomal protein L27 — its product is MAHKKGVGSSKNGRDSQPKYLGVKKFGGEKVLAGNILVRQRGTKFKAGPNVGMGRDHTLFALVDGNVVFTNRGRSGRFISVQAPQTEAAAD
- the rplU gene encoding 50S ribosomal protein L21, with the translated sequence MFAIIQTGGKQYRVSEGDVIRVESLKGEAGDKLDLKPIFVGGDQVVFGDDAGKFTVNAEVVEHGRGKKIYIRKYKSGIQYRRRTGHRQDYTAIKILGIKG
- a CDS encoding ABC transporter substrate-binding protein, translating into MKKLLLLSWLLLGAAQAAAPQDTLVIMQGADIPTLDPGAAYDDSSGSIVENVYERLVGYKGSSIRQFEPMLATKWAISNGNKTYTFDLRKGVKFHSGAPFTCADARYTFQRNLVTNNSNSGNWFLSESLLGTQDNAWKDKTITWARIQKAVECNAAGQLVFNMPKPDGTFLAKLAFYGNGIVERAYSAKIGEWSGTEKDWRDWVGKDLTDSKLSRAPNGTGAYRFLRMDAGSILLEAFPAYWGGKAPIDRVLRRKVTDQAVRIQAFLKGDADFIEGGSRAVDEEQIKGKPGVGWVDDLPNVTAAAILMNNSIKDPRLIGSGKLDGQGIPADFFANINVRKAFSYAYNYPEAINVLLNGKGKQRTMLMPDAFFGYDDSIKMYTYNPAQAAYFFKQAYKGELWNKGFKLVVNYRAGSVGAQTNFELLKKSIEAINPKFKIVLQPKQWSDLISDSKLGKESLFLITWIPDYADPDNFLYTYYASDGFYSSVSNYRDERMDILLQQARQTGNPVERSKWYSQLGKRAYDTAPAINMAAATRFVHFRNNLVGISAENFNPMLTSPGGVLWKDLRKK
- a CDS encoding aminopeptidase; translated protein: MASVLFLTSCDTARYLWQAAGGQLSLLRNARPIPEVLANPGTSPEVRRKLALAQQVRQFALTELGLPDHGSFRSFVDLGRPHVVWNVFSAPEFSLELRTRCFPVVGCVAYQGFFREADARQEEQKRRANGDDVMVGGVSAYSTLGYLKDPVLSSMFTNSDAWLVRTIIHELSHPALYVAGDTVFSESYATTVENEGMKRWLERYGTPELAAQDAAERQRNEQWQALSLGARRQLAELYAQSLPEAQKRQRKATILDDLQSRATALRREWFGPEASPAARQNNASLGAVAAYADLVPDFETLLARVQGDIPNFIQEAEKCARKPKDERVACLQGK